A single genomic interval of Musa acuminata AAA Group cultivar baxijiao chromosome BXJ3-4, Cavendish_Baxijiao_AAA, whole genome shotgun sequence harbors:
- the LOC135636286 gene encoding uncharacterized protein LOC135636286 isoform X2, translating to MGTEKFMFSSALNRREPNKQDEEEEEELEHELADITFEDLQRARADGSHGSHASKLNQQLKPSRANKNRPMEMSSKVRVGRFREVVQAPKKVVRDPRFESLCGTLDTDGFRKRYSFLFEVELPAEKERLQKLIRKSKDPNAVEELKSHLSWIDKQIKSGPQKSAESEILSEHIKKEREAAKRGKQPYYLKKSEIRERKLIQKYNELKAAGKLDSYIEKRQKKNASKDHRYMPYRRSGNDAQE from the exons ATGGGAACTGAGAAATTTATGTTCTCTAGCGCTCTTAACAGGAGGGAGCCCAACAAACAAGATGAAGAG GAAGAGGAGGAGTTGGAGCACGAGCTTGCTGATATAACCTTCGAAGATCTCCAAAGAGCTCGGGCTGATGGCTCCCATGGCTCCCATGCCTCTAAGCTTAATCAACAACTGAAGCCCAGCCGTGCTAACAAGAATAG GCCAATGGAGATGAGTAGCAAAGTGAGAGTTGGGAGGTTTAGGGAGGTCGTCCAGGCACCAAAAAAG GTCGTAAGAGATCCACGGTTTGAATCTTTATGTGGAACTCTTGACACAGATGG GTTTAGAAAACGGTACAGTTTTCTGTTTGAGGTTGAACTTCCTGCAGAGAAAGAG AGACTTCAAAAGTTGATCAGGAAGTCAAAAGACCCAAATGCAGTTGAGGAATTAAAGAGCCATCTTTCTTGGATT GATAAACAGATAAAATCAGGTCCTCAGAAGAGTGCTGAATCTGAGATTTTGTCTGAGcatataaagaaagaaagagaagcagCAAAACGTGGGAAACAACCGTATTACTTGAAGAAAT CGGAAATTCGAGAAAGAAAACTGATACAGAAGTACAATGAACTCAAG GCTGCAGGCAAGCTTGATTCTTACATTGAGAAGAGGCAGAAGAAAAATGCTTCCAAGGACCACCGTTACATGCCCTACCGCAGATCTGGCAATGATGCACAAGAATAG
- the LOC135636286 gene encoding uncharacterized protein LOC135636286 isoform X1, whose translation MGTEKFMFSSALNRREPNKQDEEASEEEEEELEHELADITFEDLQRARADGSHGSHASKLNQQLKPSRANKNRPMEMSSKVRVGRFREVVQAPKKVVRDPRFESLCGTLDTDGFRKRYSFLFEVELPAEKERLQKLIRKSKDPNAVEELKSHLSWIDKQIKSGPQKSAESEILSEHIKKEREAAKRGKQPYYLKKSEIRERKLIQKYNELKAAGKLDSYIEKRQKKNASKDHRYMPYRRSGNDAQE comes from the exons ATGGGAACTGAGAAATTTATGTTCTCTAGCGCTCTTAACAGGAGGGAGCCCAACAAACAAGATGAAGAGGCCTCTGAAGAG GAAGAGGAGGAGTTGGAGCACGAGCTTGCTGATATAACCTTCGAAGATCTCCAAAGAGCTCGGGCTGATGGCTCCCATGGCTCCCATGCCTCTAAGCTTAATCAACAACTGAAGCCCAGCCGTGCTAACAAGAATAG GCCAATGGAGATGAGTAGCAAAGTGAGAGTTGGGAGGTTTAGGGAGGTCGTCCAGGCACCAAAAAAG GTCGTAAGAGATCCACGGTTTGAATCTTTATGTGGAACTCTTGACACAGATGG GTTTAGAAAACGGTACAGTTTTCTGTTTGAGGTTGAACTTCCTGCAGAGAAAGAG AGACTTCAAAAGTTGATCAGGAAGTCAAAAGACCCAAATGCAGTTGAGGAATTAAAGAGCCATCTTTCTTGGATT GATAAACAGATAAAATCAGGTCCTCAGAAGAGTGCTGAATCTGAGATTTTGTCTGAGcatataaagaaagaaagagaagcagCAAAACGTGGGAAACAACCGTATTACTTGAAGAAAT CGGAAATTCGAGAAAGAAAACTGATACAGAAGTACAATGAACTCAAG GCTGCAGGCAAGCTTGATTCTTACATTGAGAAGAGGCAGAAGAAAAATGCTTCCAAGGACCACCGTTACATGCCCTACCGCAGATCTGGCAATGATGCACAAGAATAG
- the LOC135636284 gene encoding uncharacterized protein LOC135636284: MPPSSPDEEAARALEALMWPHDLDSVVSGSSLEKLRERYYIPEEFVLVAPDPGQRSYDPVPRGFALTQDALEAGLRLPLHPLIVSCLSLWRISPSQVTPNSWRYLVAFLGECYYANITPTRNLFLSCFRLLKGPGGYFVSARTGFRVGGAPSSNKGWKGRFFYVSWPRDWGFGVRWAVRVIDNTVPDLNDEECRDLKRLRAILPGSQAIRAMTEEWLAEAGLSPAFGGMKLLSLRGGRSSSASSPRQSAASPLRSPADPVPGSAGAPLEIPAGRPSKKARTTGPGRNKAGTAPPTVVGANRSSREEGPSRFEGPSQGAAGKRANVPTVDDLCGLRAGADEPLWAAVMGELPTGEASDPLVARWKGLSRGDRVWAGGDPSAAFLRGVLHPDLARDLYTLPSETMLSKAGRFLTLGLHYSTALMDRVRDAGQIIWDFSERNSELCRQLEEIRAGSGPEAVAAAEKRATCFEEEVARLRAELERSSDSVKELQEFLRLDRAELRQSKSEALGLSERAEKAEAEARAASEALAEELRLRPSKDKEAIDAYKKSENFELGLTRMGRVSYEYGYRIALGRFDSCPPGSAVERDPFASHPVDLEVDMPEDVPFDDRPKTPGEE, translated from the exons ATGCCTCCGTCTTCCCcggacgaggaggcggcgcgagcccttgaggcgctaatgtggccgcacgacctcgactcggtggtgagcgggtcgtcgctggaaaagctccgggagcgttattacatcccggaggagtttgtcctgGTCGCCCCTGATCCGGGGCAGCGGTCATACGACCCGGTCCCCCGAGGTTTTGCGCTGACtcaagatgccctagaggctgggttgcgccttccccttcacccCCTTATTGTTTCCTGCTTATctctctggcggatttcgccttcCCAGGTGACGCCTAACTCATGGCGGTACCTGGTAGCGTTCTTGGGGGAGTGTTACtatgctaacatcacccctacccgaaacctctttctttcgtgtttccgccttctcaaggggccggggggctatttcgtgtcGGCCCGGActggctttcgcgtcgggggagccccttcgagtaataaagggtggaaggggcggtttttttacgtcagctggccgagggattggggcttcgggGTTCGGTGGGCGGTGAGGGTGATAGATAACACCGTCCCGGATTTGAACGACGAGGAGTGTCGGGATTtgaagaggcttcgggcaatccttcccggctctcaggccatccgagctatgaccgaggagtggctagccgaggcgggtcttagcccggctttcgggg GAATGAAGCTCCTGTCCCTCCGTGGTGGTCGCTCTTCGTCGGCTTCTTCCCCTCGCCAGTCCGCTGCTTCCCCTCTGCGTTCCCCAGCCGACCCGGTGCCCGGTTCGGCGGGTGCCCCATTGGAGATCCCTGCGGGACGTCCGTCCAAGAAGGCGAGGACGACGGGTCCGGGGAGAAACAAGGCGGGGACCGCTCCTCCGACAGTCGTGGGTGCCAATCGGTCCAGTCGGGAGGAGGGGCCTTCCCGATTTGAAGGGCCCAGCCAGGGGGCGGCCGGGAAGAGGGCGAACGTGCCGACGGTGGATGATTTGTGCGGGCTACGTGCGGGGGCCGATGAGCCCCTATGGGCAGcggtgatgggcgagcttccgacaGGGGAGGCCTCCGACCCGCTGGTCGCCCGAtggaaggggctgtcccgaggggacCGGGTATGGGCTGGAGGAGATCCTTCGGCCGCCTTCCTCCGAGGCGTGCTCcaccccgacctggctcgggacctGTACACACTGCCCTCGGAGACCATGCTCAGCAAGGCGGGGAGGTTCCTGACGTTG GGCCTCCACTATTCGACGGCGCTGATGGATCGAGTGCGCGACGCTGGCCAGATAATCTGGGACTTCAGCGAGCGCAACTCCGAGTTGTGTCGTCAGCTGGAGGAGATCCGGGCTGGGTCGGGCCCCGAGGCGGTAGCGGCTGCGGAAAAGCGCGCGACCTGTTTCGAGGAAGAAGTGGCGCGTTTACGAGCGGAGCTCGAGCGGTCGAGCGATTCGGTCAAGGAGCTCCAGGAGTTCCTtcgtttggatcgggccgagctccGCCAGTCGAAGTCAGAGGCGCTTGGTCTCTCCGAGAGGGCGGAGAAGGCCGAGGCTGAAGCCCGCGCTGCTTCCGAGGCGTTGGCCGAGGAGCTTCGCCTCCGCCCATCGAAGGACAAGGAGGCGATCGACGCCTACAAGAAGTCCGAGAACTTCGAGCTCGGACTGACCCGAATGgggcgagtatcctacgagtaCGGATACAGGATCGCCCTGGGTCGCTTCGATTCATGTCCTCCCGGCTCCGCGGTGGAAAGGGATCCGTTCGCCTCCCACCCTGTGGACCTGGAGGTGGATATGCCGGAGGACGTGCCGTTTGACGACCGCCCGAAGACTCCGGGCGAGGAGTGA
- the LOC135636285 gene encoding uncharacterized protein LOC135636285, whose translation MEDEVQPRGITEPIGWRHAGGRCRAATVEEAKGRASKILALSDEDAVVPAAHLTPAVHHSLSLSVYIYVHIKPSQFFYRERAERLTRGEDPSDKLIILQNQGEPLIKVAIMTMEHQIVEKQDVAIHRLHTMVPNVSEEISEEFLLDFDDLAVQEIVYQSFQKNSHEHQCHASVSESRSNHEIGQSSNGGSSSVTTDIPLEFTSDEAIARQYEILDNLPADASFSALNQSEAENISESSTINGGSSSADSPGQVTRQDSIDPDEMSYEQLQSLEEEMGNESRGLSDELISYLRDLKHKCGFFSKGKNEECVICKTNYRREWLITLPCKHCYHSHCIIRWLEFNKACPICKEEVFG comes from the exons ATGGAGGACGAAGTCCAACCAAGGGGGATCACGGAACCTATCGGATGGCGCCACGCAGGTGGCCGGTGCAGGGCGGCCACGGTGGAAGAAGCCAAAGGAAGAGCGAGTAAGATACTCGCTCTTAGCGATGAGGACGCGGTGGTTCCCGCGGCCCACTTGACGCCCGCCGtccaccactctctctctctctctgtatatatatatgtacatataaaacCCTCACAGTTCTTCTATAGGGAGAGGGCAGAGCGGCTAACAAGAGGAGAAGACCCATCAGACAAG CTAATAATCCTTCAGAACCAGGGGGAACCTTTGATCAAGGTGGCCATCATGACAATGGAACATCAGATTGTTGAGAAGCAGGATGTGGCAATTCACCGTCTACACACTATGGTACCAAATGTCTCAGAAGAGATCTCTGAAGAATTTCTCCTGGATTTTGATGATCTTGCAGTTCAG GAAATCGTTTATCAGTCATTCCAGAAAAATTCTCATGAACATCAATGCCATGCTTCGGTTAGTGAATCTAGATCCAATCATGAGATTGGCCAGAGCAGTAATGGTGGCAGCAGTTCAGTGACCACTGATATCCCACTAGAATTCACGTCTGATGAAGCTATAGCTCGGCAGTATGAAATACTGGATAATTTGCCTGCCGATGCATCTTTCAGTGCATTAAATCAGTCAGAAGCTG AAAACATTTCAGAGTCTTCCACCATCAATGGTGGATCTTCTTCTGCCGACTCTCCTGGACAG GTCACAAGGCAAGACAGCATTGACCCAGATGAAATGTCTTATGAG CAATTGCAATCACTAGAGGAAGAAATGGGTAATGAAAGCAGAGGGTTGTCGGACGAGCTTATATCTTACTTGCGAGATCTAAAGCACAAATGCGGGTTCTTCTCAAAAGGCAAAAATGAGGA ATGTGTCATTTGTAAAACGAATTATAGGAGAGAATGGTTGATTACGTTGCCTTGTAAACATTGTTATCATTCACACTGTATCATTCGTTGGTTGGAGTTCAATAAG GCATGTCCCATATGCAAAGAGGAGGTATTCGGATAA
- the LOC135634873 gene encoding protein DWARF AND LOW-TILLERING-like, whose amino-acid sequence MLAGCSSTLLSPRHKLRIDASVQLQSCHFQLQDKHCHPQQKMGTQRLDLPCGFSSRKDPLRMALSVEKPPPAEARRSSCSFRRNPVTTSSMAAQTPSWGGIDEGHGRPWDRRRSLKRFHERGSCDDDRAKRTRTGGGVSGLVEVDGEVWFPRSTQEPPPVEEDKVFLVPNAASFPLPASTSHALVGGSAGPENDGLSPGEDPNDKSQSDSSTSSTAYASSPEPTKDSSGNVASNGSRMPSSSGVAGAAGGEGEGSSAEQQGLELLSLLTSCAESISSGNYEGMTFFLARLGETATPLGTPLHRVVAYYTEALALRVVKLRPRIFSIAPPKTLVHPTEDDDAVALRLLNCVTPVLKFLHFTMNERLLKAFEGRDRVHIIDLDIKQGLQWPSLLQSLASRPSPPSHLRITGVGESRQDLQDTGAALARLAESLNLPFEFHAVADRLEDVRLWMLHVKREECVAVNCVLTMHKALSDESGKAFMDLLGLIRSTRPEIVVMAEQEAKHNEPNWETRFSRSLSYYAAIFDSMDYALPRDSPARIKVEQVFAREIRNAVACEGGERTERHENFDRWRKLMEDGGFKCLAIGEREMLQSRMILRMYACDKYAIDNQGEEGDGLTLRWSDQPLYTVSAWAPTDVAGSSSTSQPN is encoded by the coding sequence ATGTTGGCTGGGTGCTCGTCGACGCTGCTGTCGCCGAGGCACAAGTTGAGGATCGACGCTTCCGTGCAGTTGCAATCGTGCCATTTCCAGCTGCAGGACAAGCATTGCCATCCGCAGCAGAAGATGGGCACCCAGCGGCTCGACCTGCCCTGTGGCTTCTCCTCCCGGAAGGACCCCCTGCGGATGGCCCTGTCGGTTGAGAAGCCACCGCCGGCGGAGGCCCGGCGGAGCAGTTGCTCCTTTAGGCGCAACCCGGTGACAACTTCCTCCATGGCGGCACAAACGCCCTCGTGGGGAGGGATTGATGAAGGCCACGGCAGACCCTGGGATCGGAGGAGGAGCTTGAAGAGATTCCACGAGAGGGGTTCGTGCGACGACGACCGAGCCAAGAGGACGAGGACCGGTGGCGGAGTCTCGGGATTAGTTGAAGTTGACGGCGAGGTGTGGTTCCCTCGGTCCACCCAAGAGCCTCCGCCGGTGGAAGAGGACAAGGTGTTTCTTGTGCCCAACGCAGCAAGCTTTCCGCTTCCGGCCTCCACGAGCCATGCTTTGGTAGGAGGATCCGCTGGTCCCGAGAATGATGGCCTGAGCCCAGGCGAAGATCCAAACGACAAGTCGCAGTCCGATTCAAGTACGTCGTCGACCGCATACGCTTCTTCTCCTGAGCCAACCAAGGATTCTTCAGGCAATGTGGCGTCGAACGGGTCCCGGATGCCTTCTTCTTCGGGCGTCGCTGGTGCAGCAGGAGGCGAAGGAGAGGGTAGCTCGGCGGAGCAGCAGGGCCTCGAACTCCTCAGCTTGCTCACGTCGTGTGCGGAGTCCATTAGCTCGGGAAACTACGAAGGCATGACCTTCTTCTTGGCCAGGCTAGGAGAGACGGCCACCCCACTGGGAACCCCTCTCCATCGAGTGGTCGCCTACTATACCGAGGCCTTGGCGCTCCGAGTCGTGAAGCTCCGCCCCCGCATCTTCTCCATTGCTCCACCGAAGACCCTCGTCCACCCGACCGAGGACGACGACGCCGTAGCGCTGCGCCTCCTCAACTGTGTCACCCCAGTCCTGAAATTTCTCCACTTCACCATGAACGAGAGGCTGCTGAAGGCATTCGAGGGAAGAGACAGAGTGCACATCATAGACTTAGACATCAAGCAGGGCCTCCAGTGGCCTAGTTTACTCCAGAGCTTAGCTTCCAGGCCCAGTCCTCCGAGCCACCTCCGGATCACCGGCGTCGGCGAGTCGAGGCAGGACCTCCAGGACACAGGCGCCGCGCTCGCAAGGCTGGCAGAGTCGCTCAACCTCCCTTTCGAGTTCCACGCAGTGGCGGACAGGTTGGAAGACGTGCGGCTGTGGATGCTTCATGTGAAGAGGGAGGAGTGCGTCGCGGTGAATTGTGTTCTGACGATGCACAAGGCACTCTCCGACGAGAGCGGCAAGGCCTTCATGGACTTGCTGGGCCTGATAAGAAGCACGCGCCCGGAGATCGTCGTCATGGCGGAACAAGAAGCGAAGCACAACGAGCCTAACTGGGAGACAAGGTTCTCCAGATCACTCAGCTACTACGCGGCCATCTTTGATTCCATGGACTACGCTCTGCCCAGGGACAGCCCGGCCAGGATCAAGGTCGAGCAGGTGTTTGCCAGAGAGATCAGAAACGCCGTTGCATGTGAAGGGGGCGAAAGAACCGAGCGTCACGAGAACTTCGATAGGTGGAGGAAGCTGATGGAGGACGGCGGGTTCAAATGCCTGGCAATCGGAGAAAGGGAGATGCTTCAGAGTCGTATGATACTGAGGATGTACGCCTGCGACAAGTACGCCATAGACAACCAAGGGGAAGAAGGTGATGGACTCACTCTCAGGTGGTCAGATCAGCCTCTGTACACAGTCTCTGCATGGGCTCCTACAGATGTTGCAGGCAGCTCCTCTACGTCTCAACCAAACTAG
- the LOC103983237 gene encoding heat stress transcription factor B-2c has product MAPPPLPSAAAEKAAEQVPPDGQRSLPTPFLTKTYQLVDDPSVDDMISWNEDGSTFVVWRPAEFARDLLPKYFKHNNFSSFVRQLNTYGFRKIVPDRWEFANDCFRRGEKRLLCDIHRRKITQAAPSVVGPAAVSVPVNRAGSPANSGEEQVLSSNSSPGPPPSLAAGSSSSVELTEENERLRKENTRLSRELAQMKSLCSHISVLISKYADEGGGGRAAEAPPPPSTVLELMPARREEEEELEEEDEEEELQEAETETGMEVEGAVKAVEMTSARLFGVSIGGKRAREEDKAEDPTPEVKSEPSDPASDTKEDISPERHQRSWVVYCPRPVRRACHGAEGGVGDRDGSLT; this is encoded by the exons ATGGCGCCTCCGCCCTTGCCTTCCGCCGCCGCCGAGAAGGCCGCCGAGCAGGTGCCGCCGGATGGACAGCGGTCGCTCCCGACGCCTTTCCTTACAAAGACGTACCAGCTCGTGGACGATCCGTCGGTGGACGACATGATATCGTGGAACGAGGACGGGTCGACTTTCGTGGTGTGGCGGCCCGCTGAGTTCGCCCGCGATCTCCTCCCCAAGTACTTCAAGCACAACAATTTCTCCAGCTTCGTCCGCCAGCTGAACACCTAT GGATTTCGGAAGATTGTGCCCGATCGGTGGGAGTTCGCCAACGATTGCTTCCGAAGAGGCGAAAAGCGCCTCCTTTGCGATATCCACCGCCGCAAGATAACCCAAGCCGCCCCGTCCGTGGTGGGGCCGGCCGCGGTGTCTGTTCCAGTAAATCGGGCAGGGTCACCGGCGAACTCGGGGGAGGAGCAGGTCCTCTCGTCGAACTCCTCTCCCGGGCCGCCTCCTTCCTTGGCCGCCGGATCCAGCAGCTCGGTGGAACTGACGGAGGAGAACGAGAGGCTGAGGAAGGAGAACACGCGGCTCTCCCGCGAGCTCGCCCAGATGAAGAGCTTGTGCAGTCACATCTCGGTCCTGATATCGAAGTACGCGGACGAGGGCGGCGGCGGGAGGGCGGCGGAGGCCCCGCCTCCGCCGTCGACAGTTCTGGAGCTTATGCCGGCGaggcgagaggaggaggaggagctggaggaggaagatgaggaggaggagctgcAGGAGGCGGAGACGGAAACGGGGATGGAGGTGGAAGGGGCTGTGAAGGCGGTGGAGATGACGAGCGCGCGGCTCTTCGGGGTGTCGATCGGAGGGAAGCGGGCGAGGGAGGAGGACAAGGCCGAGGATCCAACGCCGGAGGTGAAGTCAGAGCCGTCGGATCCGGCGTCGGACACGAAAGAGGACATCTCGCCGGAGCGCCATCAGCGGTCATGGGTGGTGTATTGCCCTCGGCCGGTGAGGAGGGCGTGCCATGGAGCCGAAGGGGGTGTTGGAGACCGGGACGGATCGCTCACGTGA